A portion of the Sandaracinobacteroides saxicola genome contains these proteins:
- a CDS encoding type II toxin-antitoxin system RelE/ParE family toxin: MIDVKQTRIFADWLRDLRDARARDRIELRLARIAVGHFGDVKRVGRKLIEARVDYGPGYRVYLVRRGQKLVVLLCGGDKSSQQRDIAAALAMIEELD, translated from the coding sequence GTGATTGATGTCAAGCAGACGCGCATCTTTGCTGACTGGTTACGGGATTTGCGCGATGCGCGTGCACGGGACCGGATCGAGCTTCGGCTCGCACGCATCGCTGTCGGGCATTTCGGTGACGTCAAACGCGTGGGCCGCAAACTGATCGAGGCCCGTGTGGACTATGGCCCCGGCTACCGTGTCTACCTGGTGCGGCGCGGACAGAAGCTGGTCGTCCTGCTCTGCGGCGGCGACAAATCCAGCCAGCAGCGTGATATCGCGGCCGCATTGGCGATGATTGAGGAGTTGGATTGA
- a CDS encoding glycoside hydrolase family 5 protein produces MSHARWSAARANAWAAARPWYVGCNFLPSTAINQIEMFAADSFDAMTIDRELGWAAALGFNAVRVYLHDLLWTEDAEGFLGRLDAFLHIADRHGIAALVVLFDDCWHEPRAGRQPDPVPGVHNSGWARSPGRDTLLDRGRWPVLEAYVTAVVRRFADDRRIIGWDVYNECTNIYMPAMALPRAERKLAMAELMRDRPAQSDAAIALLHAAFGWVRTVDPSQPLTAGSWHEDEGLNATLHGLSDIISFHNYKPVETLEAELARLKAFGRPLWCTEYLNRRENCLFETHLPLFHRERVGCWNWGLVDGRSQTKYAWSDPAGGPEPDPWFHDILHANGAPYRDDEAAFLKATLRRP; encoded by the coding sequence GTGAGCCACGCACGCTGGTCCGCCGCGCGCGCCAACGCCTGGGCCGCGGCGCGCCCCTGGTATGTCGGCTGCAATTTCCTGCCTTCGACGGCGATCAACCAGATCGAGATGTTCGCCGCCGACAGCTTCGATGCCATGACCATCGACCGCGAGCTGGGCTGGGCGGCAGCACTCGGCTTCAACGCCGTGCGCGTCTATCTCCACGACCTGTTGTGGACGGAGGACGCCGAAGGCTTCCTCGGCCGCCTCGACGCCTTCCTGCACATCGCCGACCGCCACGGCATCGCGGCGCTGGTGGTGTTGTTCGACGATTGCTGGCACGAGCCGAGGGCCGGCCGGCAGCCCGACCCGGTGCCGGGTGTCCACAATTCGGGCTGGGCGCGGTCGCCGGGGCGCGACACGCTGCTCGACCGCGGCCGCTGGCCGGTGCTGGAAGCCTATGTCACCGCGGTGGTGCGCCGCTTCGCCGATGACCGCCGCATCATCGGCTGGGATGTCTATAACGAATGTACCAACATCTACATGCCGGCGATGGCGCTGCCCCGGGCGGAGCGCAAGCTCGCCATGGCCGAACTGATGCGCGATCGCCCTGCCCAGAGCGACGCGGCCATCGCGCTGCTGCACGCGGCTTTCGGCTGGGTGCGCACTGTCGACCCGTCGCAGCCGCTCACCGCCGGCTCCTGGCATGAGGACGAGGGCCTGAATGCGACGCTGCACGGTCTTTCCGACATCATCAGCTTCCACAACTACAAGCCGGTTGAAACGCTGGAGGCCGAGCTGGCCAGGCTGAAAGCCTTCGGCCGACCGCTGTGGTGCACCGAATATCTCAACCGGCGGGAAAACTGCCTGTTCGAAACGCATCTGCCGCTGTTCCACCGCGAACGGGTCGGCTGCTGGAACTGGGGCCTGGTGGACGGCAGGTCACAGACCAAGTATGCCTGGAGCGACCCGGCGGGAGGCCCGGAACCCGACCCCTGGTTCCACGACATCCTGCACGCCAACGGCGCACCCTACCGCGACGATGAAGCCGCCTTCCTGAAAGCCACACTGCGCCGGCCATAG
- a CDS encoding phytanoyl-CoA dioxygenase family protein — MHVSDAHLDEVRTRGFTVVENFLEPDLLAAAWQALFQMFPSPEAYFADPERHAALVATQFSGLKLFPYPSNALNHLSVHPDLVDAARRLCATDDLHLYKIELWAKYSGAVNYDQAHHRDYSNHSLVVPRADDDFMQVTTFLLLSDVTEADGPTKVVPLDRTRDVPLTPWFVPMGAHADEEVAITGPAGSLFIYRTDVLHRGSAMTGSNRARFVLLTDFQPRGRPWTGKMAWPDRANSRLWSMALAPMTPAQRELFGFPKIGDPYWDEQTIRDVAARYPGMDMTPYQNGLSKTAA, encoded by the coding sequence ATGCACGTCAGCGATGCCCATCTGGACGAGGTCCGCACCCGCGGGTTCACCGTCGTCGAGAACTTCCTCGAACCCGATCTGCTCGCCGCCGCATGGCAGGCATTGTTTCAGATGTTCCCGTCGCCCGAGGCCTATTTCGCCGACCCCGAACGCCATGCGGCGCTGGTGGCCACACAATTTTCCGGGCTGAAACTCTTCCCCTATCCATCGAACGCCCTCAACCATCTCTCGGTTCATCCCGATCTGGTCGACGCGGCGCGGCGGCTGTGCGCGACGGACGATCTCCACCTCTACAAGATCGAGCTGTGGGCGAAATATTCGGGCGCGGTGAATTATGACCAGGCGCACCACCGCGACTACAGCAACCATTCGCTGGTCGTGCCCAGGGCCGATGATGATTTCATGCAGGTAACCACCTTCCTGCTGCTGTCCGACGTGACCGAGGCGGATGGGCCCACCAAGGTGGTGCCGCTCGATCGCACGCGCGACGTGCCGCTGACCCCCTGGTTCGTGCCGATGGGCGCCCATGCCGACGAGGAGGTCGCGATCACGGGGCCTGCCGGCAGCCTGTTCATCTATCGCACCGACGTGCTCCACCGCGGCTCGGCGATGACCGGCAGCAACCGCGCGCGCTTCGTGCTGCTCACCGATTTCCAGCCGCGCGGGCGGCCGTGGACGGGGAAAATGGCGTGGCCCGACCGCGCCAATTCGCGGTTGTGGAGCATGGCGCTGGCACCGATGACGCCGGCGCAGCGCGAGCTGTTCGGCTTTCCCAAGATCGGCGATCCCTATTGGGACGAACAGACCATCCGCGATGTCGCGGCGCGCTATCCCGGCATGGACATGACGCCCTATCAAAACGGCCTGTCGAAGACCGCCGCGTGA
- a CDS encoding electron transfer flavoprotein-ubiquinone oxidoreductase — translation MSEREAMPYDLVIVGGGPAGLSAAIRAKQAAAEKGLELSVCVLEKGAEIGAHILSGAVIDPKALDELLPDWRTMDCPLAEVPVIDNQHWILSEKGKWDFPHLLTPGFMHNKGTYTGSLGNLCRWLAGQAEALGVEIFPGFAAAEVLYHDDGRVKGVATGDMGIARDGSRKPSYQPGLELHAKYTLFAEGARGSCSKQLIERFKLREGKEPQVYGIGIKELWDVPAENHVPGRVIHTQGWPLSDANGGGWIYHQANNQISIGFVVWLNYRNPYLSPFDEMQRYKTHPKVAKILKGGRRVSYGARAISDGGWQSVPKLAFPGGALVGCSAGFVNVPRIKGTHTAMKSGMMAADAVVDAVAGQRQGDELAAYQAAYDNSWVEKELRMVRNTLPLVEKLGNVAGTMAAGVTMWLESFGIRMPFTLGHHKDNESLLRKEHAHPIAYPKPDGVLTFDKLSSVFLSNTNHEEDQPVHLVLKDPSVPVRINLPLYDEPAQRYCPAGVYEIVQEADGPRMQINAQNCVHCKTCDIKDPTQNINWVTPEGGGGPGYPNM, via the coding sequence ATGAGCGAACGCGAAGCAATGCCCTATGACCTGGTGATCGTGGGCGGCGGGCCGGCGGGCCTGTCGGCGGCGATCCGGGCGAAGCAGGCGGCGGCGGAAAAGGGCCTGGAGCTGTCGGTGTGCGTGCTGGAGAAGGGCGCCGAGATCGGCGCGCACATCCTGTCCGGCGCGGTCATCGATCCGAAGGCGCTGGACGAGCTGCTGCCGGACTGGCGGACGATGGATTGCCCGCTGGCTGAGGTGCCGGTGATCGACAACCAGCACTGGATCCTGAGCGAGAAGGGCAAGTGGGATTTCCCGCACCTGCTGACGCCCGGCTTCATGCACAACAAGGGCACCTATACCGGGTCTCTCGGCAACCTCTGCCGCTGGCTGGCCGGGCAGGCCGAGGCGCTGGGGGTGGAGATTTTCCCGGGCTTCGCGGCGGCCGAAGTGCTCTATCACGACGACGGCCGGGTGAAAGGCGTGGCGACCGGCGACATGGGCATCGCCAGGGACGGCAGCCGCAAGCCGAGCTACCAGCCAGGGCTGGAACTGCATGCCAAATACACGCTGTTCGCCGAGGGCGCGCGCGGCAGCTGCTCGAAGCAGCTGATCGAGCGATTCAAGCTCCGCGAGGGCAAGGAGCCGCAGGTCTATGGCATCGGCATCAAGGAATTGTGGGATGTGCCGGCGGAAAACCATGTCCCCGGCCGGGTGATCCACACGCAGGGCTGGCCGCTCTCCGATGCGAACGGCGGCGGCTGGATCTATCACCAGGCCAACAACCAGATCTCCATCGGGTTCGTGGTCTGGCTGAACTATCGCAACCCCTATCTCAGCCCGTTCGACGAGATGCAGCGCTACAAGACCCATCCCAAGGTGGCGAAGATCCTGAAGGGCGGCCGGCGCGTCAGCTATGGCGCGCGGGCGATTTCCGACGGCGGCTGGCAATCGGTGCCGAAACTGGCCTTTCCCGGCGGCGCGCTGGTGGGGTGCAGCGCCGGCTTCGTCAACGTGCCGCGGATCAAGGGCACGCACACCGCGATGAAGAGCGGCATGATGGCGGCGGACGCGGTGGTCGATGCGGTCGCCGGCCAGCGGCAGGGCGATGAACTGGCGGCCTATCAGGCGGCCTATGACAACAGCTGGGTGGAGAAGGAGCTGCGCATGGTGCGCAACACGCTGCCGCTCGTCGAGAAGCTGGGCAATGTGGCGGGCACGATGGCCGCGGGCGTGACGATGTGGCTGGAGAGCTTCGGCATCCGCATGCCCTTCACCCTGGGCCACCACAAGGACAATGAAAGCCTGCTGCGCAAGGAACATGCCCACCCCATTGCCTATCCCAAGCCCGACGGCGTGCTGACCTTCGACAAATTGTCGAGCGTGTTCCTGAGCAACACCAACCATGAGGAGGACCAGCCGGTTCACCTGGTGCTGAAGGACCCGAGCGTGCCGGTGCGCATCAACCTGCCGCTCTATGACGAGCCGGCGCAGCGATACTGTCCGGCGGGCGTGTATGAAATCGTCCAGGAAGCCGATGGCCCGCGGATGCAGATCAACGCGCAGAACTGCGTGCACTGCAAGACCTGCGACATCAAGGACCCGACGCAGAACATCAACTGGGTAACGCCCGAAGGCGGCGGCGGGCCGGGCTATCCGAACATGTAG
- a CDS encoding molybdopterin-containing oxidoreductase family protein: MTEHRTFCRFCHANCAMIATVEEGRVTAVRGDPDDAMYGGYTCIKGRQLADAHNHPTRLTMHQQRQADGSFVGVDSETALSDIAARLRAIVDAHGPHSVAFYCGTYAFQNSAGVGAAHALATGIGTRNFYTSVTLDQPAKVYTVGRLGTWGGGVHSFSDADACIFVGNNPLVSHYAPPGGVPPFSPSRRLRDRLDAGLKLVVIDPRRTEVARLAHIHLQPKPGEDAAILAAIVQVMIAERLIDEAFCQRHVGNLDALREAVAPFTPKVAAARAGVAAGDIVAAARLFGGAKRGAISTGTGPEMAGQGNLVAWLVAAINIIGGRFYREGETSAVPRVFTPGQGPRRAQVEPPVRPWGEGYPASRFRGLTQLGFEMPCNVLADEMLVPGEGQVRALINIGGNPVVAFPNPEKMVRALAGLELLVSVDIRMSQTARRSDYVLAPSMCLEREDITNLSEWWFETPYARYARALVPPPGEVLDEYEMLWELAKRMGVPMPLAGGPCPMDARPTKAEFLDLMSAGCRVAPSVVRADTADGAAITYPDQAAVVEPGADNGVRFDLVPDDLGELLAATLRAPTADYPFRMTSRRSAHVFNSSGHQYAALAKRGTANFAWMHPEDMAALGLADEAAVTIASKAGALPGLVKADADMRRGVISMSHAFGDVGRDAHVAAIGSTTGRLVDETVDYDPITGQSLQSAIPVRVVAA; this comes from the coding sequence ATGACCGAGCACCGGACCTTCTGCCGATTCTGCCACGCCAACTGCGCCATGATCGCGACCGTGGAGGAGGGCCGCGTGACGGCGGTGCGCGGCGACCCCGACGATGCCATGTATGGCGGCTATACCTGCATCAAGGGGCGGCAGCTGGCGGACGCGCACAACCACCCCACGCGGCTGACGATGCACCAGCAGCGGCAGGCGGACGGCAGCTTCGTGGGCGTGGACAGCGAGACGGCGCTGTCCGACATCGCCGCGCGGCTGCGGGCCATCGTCGACGCGCATGGGCCGCACAGCGTCGCCTTCTACTGCGGCACCTACGCCTTCCAGAACTCCGCCGGGGTGGGGGCGGCGCACGCGCTGGCGACGGGGATCGGCACGCGCAACTTCTATACCTCGGTGACGCTCGACCAGCCGGCGAAGGTCTATACCGTGGGCCGGCTGGGGACTTGGGGCGGCGGGGTGCACAGTTTCAGCGATGCCGACGCCTGCATCTTCGTCGGCAACAATCCGCTGGTCAGCCATTATGCGCCGCCGGGCGGCGTGCCGCCGTTCAGCCCCAGCCGGCGGTTGCGGGACAGGCTGGATGCCGGGTTGAAGCTGGTGGTGATCGACCCGCGGCGGACGGAGGTGGCGCGGCTGGCGCACATCCACCTGCAGCCGAAACCCGGCGAGGATGCGGCGATCCTGGCAGCGATCGTGCAGGTGATGATCGCCGAGCGGCTGATCGACGAGGCCTTCTGCCAGCGGCACGTCGGCAATCTGGACGCGCTGCGGGAGGCGGTGGCGCCGTTCACGCCCAAGGTGGCAGCGGCGCGGGCCGGGGTGGCGGCGGGCGATATCGTGGCGGCGGCGCGGCTGTTCGGCGGGGCGAAGCGCGGCGCGATCAGCACGGGCACGGGGCCGGAAATGGCGGGCCAGGGCAATCTGGTGGCCTGGCTGGTGGCGGCGATCAATATCATCGGCGGGCGGTTCTACCGGGAGGGCGAGACGAGCGCGGTGCCGCGGGTGTTCACGCCGGGACAGGGGCCGCGCCGTGCGCAGGTGGAGCCGCCGGTGCGGCCATGGGGCGAGGGCTATCCGGCAAGCCGCTTCCGCGGCCTGACGCAGCTGGGTTTCGAGATGCCGTGCAACGTGCTGGCGGACGAGATGCTGGTGCCGGGCGAGGGGCAGGTGCGCGCGCTGATCAACATCGGCGGCAACCCGGTGGTGGCCTTTCCCAACCCCGAGAAGATGGTGCGGGCGCTGGCGGGGCTGGAGCTGCTGGTGAGCGTGGACATCCGCATGAGCCAGACGGCGCGGCGCAGCGACTATGTGCTGGCGCCGAGCATGTGCCTGGAACGGGAGGACATCACCAACCTCTCCGAATGGTGGTTCGAGACGCCCTATGCGCGCTATGCCCGGGCGCTGGTGCCGCCGCCGGGCGAGGTGCTGGACGAATATGAGATGCTGTGGGAGCTGGCAAAGCGGATGGGCGTGCCGATGCCGCTGGCGGGCGGGCCCTGCCCGATGGACGCGCGGCCGACGAAGGCCGAATTCCTGGACCTGATGAGCGCGGGGTGCCGGGTGGCGCCGAGTGTGGTGCGGGCGGATACGGCGGATGGCGCGGCGATCACCTATCCCGATCAGGCCGCGGTGGTGGAGCCGGGAGCGGACAATGGGGTGCGGTTCGATCTGGTGCCCGATGACCTGGGCGAACTGCTGGCTGCGACGTTGAGGGCGCCGACGGCCGACTATCCGTTCCGCATGACCAGCCGGCGGTCGGCGCATGTGTTCAACTCGTCGGGCCATCAATATGCCGCGCTGGCGAAGCGGGGGACGGCGAATTTCGCCTGGATGCACCCCGAGGACATGGCGGCGCTGGGGCTGGCGGACGAGGCGGCGGTGACGATCGCGTCGAAGGCGGGGGCGCTGCCGGGGCTGGTGAAGGCCGACGCCGACATGCGGCGCGGCGTGATCAGCATGAGCCATGCCTTCGGCGATGTCGGGCGCGATGCGCACGTGGCGGCGATCGGCAGCACGACGGGGCGGCTGGTGGACGAGACGGTGGATTATGACCCCATCACCGGCCAGAGCCTGCAATCGGCGATCCCCGTGCGGGTGGTGGCGGCTTGA
- the moaB gene encoding molybdenum cofactor biosynthesis protein B has translation MPLDLSRPFLPVRIAVLTVSDSRTLAEDRSGDTLVERLTAAGHVLADRRLLRDDLATIIDMLNHWVDDPSVDCVITTGGTGVTGRDCMPEAFGAVCEKTIPGFGELFRWLSFQTIATSTIQSRATAGTARGTYLFALPGSTGAVRDGWDGILVHQLDSRHRPCNFVELMPRLREA, from the coding sequence ATGCCGCTCGACCTCTCGCGCCCCTTTCTCCCCGTCCGCATCGCCGTCCTCACCGTCAGCGACAGCCGGACGCTGGCCGAGGATCGCAGCGGGGACACGCTGGTTGAGCGCCTTACGGCGGCCGGTCATGTCCTTGCCGACCGTCGGCTGCTGAGGGACGACCTTGCCACCATCATCGACATGCTGAACCACTGGGTTGATGACCCGAGCGTGGACTGCGTCATCACCACCGGGGGCACCGGTGTTACCGGACGCGATTGCATGCCCGAGGCGTTCGGCGCCGTTTGCGAAAAGACCATCCCCGGCTTCGGTGAGCTGTTCCGCTGGCTCAGCTTCCAGACCATCGCCACCTCCACCATCCAATCCCGCGCCACCGCCGGCACCGCGCGTGGCACCTATCTGTTCGCGCTCCCCGGCTCGACCGGCGCGGTGAGGGACGGCTGGGATGGCATCCTCGTCCACCAGCTCGACAGCCGCCACCGCCCCTGCAATTTCGTCGAGCTGATGCCGCGATTGCGGGAAGCCTGA
- a CDS encoding lytic transglycosylase domain-containing protein: MIRALLLSLLLATAADAAPRAMLLSAAESATRLGVDDSVTGVPGLPLRAAERKVPAQLTPAQRFQYRRLFLDIDAGRFSAARAALAAMPQGPLHAAAQAQILLGLGAGAGQTALIDWLNANPAAPQASAIAALARRAGAAELPALASRRQLVPVRLTPSLGPRSARGDLPGDATFAASARALLAADRIAELETALEAHAGTLSSGVAAEWAQRAAWDRYLDGDDAAAMRLGDRAAAGTGDWAVMGNWVAGLAAFRQNDCEGSARRFDAIGRQFASADMASAAAYWAARSHLRCGRPDQSAARLAIAARDTTGFYGLLATRALGIEPRLDWREPDFINADWNHLSDLPGARRAAALVEIGQLGLADRELRQLAMISPPATYEPLLRLAARLDLPATQYWLAQNPPPGQMAPLSARLPAPDWRPFGGWRVDRNLVFAHALQESGFIMSATSRTGARGALQLMPGTARDMARAAEMQHDETMLTDPSFNVEYGQRFLELLRDTPQTQGLLPKAIAAYNAGHGNVGKWNQGGVRDNGDVLLFIESIPFRETRHYVEVVFRNYWLYSIRATGKAPSLDAIAANLWPTFPGRPGPAAVATPPVVVNALSLTTTVASATP, from the coding sequence ATGATCCGCGCGCTCCTTCTCTCCCTTCTGCTGGCCACCGCCGCCGACGCGGCGCCGCGCGCCATGCTGCTCAGCGCCGCGGAAAGTGCCACCCGTCTTGGCGTGGACGACAGCGTCACGGGCGTGCCCGGCCTGCCGCTGCGCGCCGCCGAGCGGAAGGTGCCGGCCCAGCTGACGCCGGCGCAGCGCTTCCAGTATCGCCGCCTCTTCCTTGATATCGATGCCGGCCGTTTCAGCGCGGCCCGCGCGGCGCTGGCTGCCATGCCGCAAGGTCCGCTGCATGCCGCGGCGCAGGCGCAGATCCTGCTGGGCCTGGGCGCGGGTGCCGGCCAGACCGCCCTCATCGACTGGTTGAACGCCAACCCCGCCGCGCCGCAGGCGTCCGCCATTGCCGCGCTTGCCCGTCGTGCCGGTGCCGCCGAGCTGCCGGCGCTCGCCAGCCGCCGACAGCTCGTGCCGGTCCGGCTGACGCCCTCGCTTGGCCCGCGCAGTGCCAGGGGCGACCTGCCGGGCGACGCCACCTTCGCCGCCAGCGCGCGCGCGCTGCTGGCGGCCGACCGCATCGCCGAGCTCGAAACCGCGCTCGAAGCGCATGCCGGCACGCTCAGCAGCGGTGTCGCCGCCGAATGGGCACAGCGTGCCGCCTGGGACCGCTACCTCGACGGCGATGATGCCGCCGCCATGCGCCTGGGCGACCGCGCCGCCGCCGGCACCGGCGATTGGGCCGTCATGGGCAACTGGGTCGCCGGCCTCGCCGCCTTCCGCCAGAATGATTGCGAGGGCTCTGCACGCCGCTTCGACGCCATCGGCCGTCAGTTCGCCTCCGCCGACATGGCGTCCGCCGCCGCCTATTGGGCCGCCCGCAGCCATTTGCGCTGCGGTCGCCCCGACCAGTCCGCCGCCCGCCTTGCCATCGCCGCGCGCGACACCACCGGCTTCTACGGCCTGCTCGCCACCCGCGCGCTGGGCATCGAACCGCGGCTGGATTGGCGCGAACCCGATTTCATCAATGCCGACTGGAACCATCTTTCCGACCTGCCCGGCGCGCGGCGCGCCGCCGCGCTGGTGGAGATCGGCCAGCTCGGCCTTGCCGACCGCGAGCTGCGCCAGCTCGCGATGATCAGTCCGCCCGCCACCTATGAGCCGCTGCTGCGCCTTGCCGCCCGCCTCGACCTGCCCGCCACCCAATATTGGCTGGCGCAGAACCCGCCGCCGGGGCAGATGGCGCCGCTCAGCGCCCGGCTCCCCGCGCCGGACTGGCGGCCCTTCGGCGGCTGGCGCGTGGACCGCAACCTGGTGTTCGCCCATGCGCTTCAGGAATCGGGCTTCATCATGTCGGCGACCAGCCGCACCGGTGCCCGCGGCGCGCTGCAACTGATGCCCGGCACCGCGCGGGACATGGCGCGCGCCGCCGAGATGCAGCATGACGAGACCATGCTGACCGACCCGTCCTTCAACGTCGAATATGGCCAGCGCTTCCTGGAACTGTTGCGCGACACGCCCCAGACACAGGGCCTGCTGCCCAAGGCGATCGCCGCCTACAACGCCGGGCATGGCAATGTCGGCAAATGGAATCAGGGTGGCGTGCGCGACAATGGCGACGTGCTGCTGTTCATCGAGAGCATCCCGTTCCGCGAGACGCGCCACTATGTCGAGGTTGTGTTCCGCAACTACTGGCTCTACTCGATCCGCGCCACCGGCAAGGCGCCGAGCCTGGACGCCATCGCCGCCAACCTGTGGCCGACCTTCCCCGGCCGACCGGGCCCCGCCGCCGTCGCCACGCCGCCGGTGGTGGTCAACGCGTTGTCGCTAACCACCACCGTCGCATCCGCCACCCCTTGA
- a CDS encoding addiction module antidote protein — translation MPLDLLPYDASACLVGRPEEQASLLSDALATNDPDIVAGALALIARAQGVSAMARETGLSREAIYKATRKDGNPRLSTLIAMLKSAGIKLTATAA, via the coding sequence ATGCCCCTGGACCTGCTGCCTTACGACGCCTCAGCCTGCCTCGTCGGTCGACCCGAAGAGCAGGCATCCCTGCTGTCCGATGCGCTGGCCACCAACGATCCGGATATTGTCGCCGGCGCGCTCGCGCTGATCGCCAGGGCGCAGGGTGTGAGCGCGATGGCGCGCGAAACCGGCCTCAGCCGCGAAGCTATCTACAAGGCGACCCGCAAGGACGGCAATCCTCGGCTCTCCACGCTCATTGCCATGCTGAAATCGGCCGGCATCAAACTCACCGCAACTGCCGCCTGA
- a CDS encoding magnesium transporter CorA family protein, which yields MIRCYVAGAEGARPFPEDGVLPEGTVWVDVADPLPHEKEWVEKALALDLPTRADMEEIEASSRVYREGDASFMTATQVVGLDSDDPTAVPIAFILTPRLLVTLRFSDPHSFRQMILHCERVPLPDSSLAVLIKLLDMIVDRLADILERMSADVDRTSRQVFGRDTPKTKRLSSDNLRDILSQIGAIQFVVNKVHDSLLTFARMISFLNLPQETEAAANGSRAKLDKRSREGLKSLVRDVSSLLENSSYLTNNIAFLLDAALGRISIEQNAIIKIFSVAAVVFLPPTLVASIYGMNFEHMPELKLQLGYPMAILMMILSAVLPYLWFKKKGWL from the coding sequence ATGATCCGCTGCTACGTCGCCGGCGCCGAAGGAGCGCGTCCCTTCCCCGAAGATGGCGTGCTGCCGGAAGGCACGGTGTGGGTGGACGTCGCCGACCCGCTGCCGCACGAGAAGGAATGGGTGGAAAAGGCGCTTGCGCTCGACCTGCCCACCCGTGCGGACATGGAGGAGATCGAGGCCTCCAGCCGCGTCTATCGCGAAGGCGACGCCAGCTTCATGACCGCGACGCAGGTCGTCGGTCTCGACAGCGACGATCCCACCGCCGTCCCCATCGCCTTCATCCTGACGCCGCGCCTGCTCGTGACGCTGCGCTTTTCCGATCCGCACAGTTTCCGGCAGATGATCCTGCATTGCGAGCGCGTGCCGCTGCCCGACAGTTCGCTCGCCGTCCTCATCAAGCTGCTCGACATGATCGTCGACCGTCTTGCCGACATCCTGGAGCGCATGTCCGCCGACGTCGACCGTACCAGCCGTCAGGTGTTCGGGCGCGATACGCCGAAGACCAAGCGCCTGTCATCGGACAATCTGCGCGACATCCTCAGCCAGATCGGCGCCATCCAGTTCGTCGTCAACAAGGTGCATGATTCGCTGCTGACATTCGCCCGCATGATCAGTTTCCTGAACCTGCCGCAGGAAACCGAAGCCGCCGCCAACGGCAGCCGCGCGAAGCTGGACAAGCGCAGCCGGGAGGGCCTGAAATCGCTGGTGCGGGACGTCAGCTCGCTGCTGGAGAACAGCAGCTACCTCACCAACAACATCGCCTTCCTGCTCGACGCGGCGCTCGGCCGCATCAGCATCGAGCAGAACGCCATCATCAAGATCTTTTCGGTCGCCGCCGTGGTGTTCCTGCCGCCGACGCTGGTCGCTAGCATCTATGGCATGAACTTCGAGCATATGCCCGAACTGAAACTCCAGCTCGGCTATCCGATGGCCATCCTGATGATGATCCTCTCCGCCGTCCTGCCCTACCTCTGGTTCAAGAAGAAGGGCTGGCTGTAG
- a CDS encoding uracil-DNA glycosylase — MSGGVSSHANDRAALAFWLESGVDMLVDPLPRRWLAPVVKASPQPCAEPAPPPPALASSKAWDRFTTLADLTAAVGTIPFADGNPAAGVMVLGDGPSAEDLRTGRPFSGPAGELLDRMLAAIGLDRGGAYIALLCPRRSIPTAPGPEDIARDLPLTRAHIRLAAPRVLLLLGQSPSGALFGERGPISSLRGQWRDLDIEGHRVAALASFNPGYLLRNPLAKREAWADLRALGARIAA, encoded by the coding sequence ATGTCGGGAGGGGTCTCTTCACACGCGAACGACCGCGCCGCGCTCGCTTTCTGGCTGGAAAGCGGGGTGGACATGCTTGTCGATCCACTGCCCCGCCGCTGGCTGGCGCCGGTCGTCAAAGCCTCGCCGCAACCGTGCGCCGAACCCGCGCCGCCACCGCCAGCGCTGGCATCGTCCAAGGCGTGGGACCGCTTCACCACCCTTGCCGACCTGACCGCTGCCGTCGGCACCATCCCCTTCGCCGATGGCAACCCCGCCGCCGGCGTGATGGTGCTGGGGGATGGCCCCAGCGCCGAGGACCTGCGCACGGGGCGCCCCTTCAGCGGCCCTGCCGGCGAACTGCTGGACCGCATGCTGGCCGCCATCGGGCTGGATCGTGGTGGCGCCTACATCGCCCTGCTCTGCCCGCGGCGCAGCATCCCGACCGCGCCGGGGCCGGAGGATATCGCCCGCGACCTGCCGCTGACGCGCGCCCACATCCGCCTTGCCGCGCCGCGTGTGCTGCTGCTGCTTGGCCAGTCCCCCAGCGGCGCGCTGTTCGGCGAACGCGGCCCGATCAGCAGCCTGCGCGGCCAATGGCGCGACCTGGACATCGAGGGGCACCGTGTCGCGGCGCTGGCCAGCTTCAACCCCGGCTATCTGCTGCGCAACCCGCTTGCCAAGCGCGAGGCCTGGGCCGACCTGCGCGCGCTGGGCGCCAGGATCGCCGCATGA